The genomic interval CGGAGAAAAAAGCTTGCAGTAGCGGCTCCAACTCTTCGGGGCAAAAAGGTCATCGCGCCGCAGGCGACTTGAAAATAGTCAAAGTGGCGGCAGCGCGACGTTGTGGATTAACTAGCTTTACCTTAGGACTATACAAATCAACCGACGCAAAAAAGCCGCTATCATACGGATGTGCGGCTTTATCAATAAAGAGATTACAAAGCGCCAACAATGATATCAATAAGTTAAACCAGGTTTTTTTCCAGAGCGTCACTCGGGGGCCCCCGGCAGGAAGAATGCGGAGCGCCGCCGAATGCTAGCGCAACGGGCTGCCATCAATGTGCTTCTCAGTCGGCTCGCGAAGGAGCAAACCATGCGAGGATTCGCTGAAGCAACGAACGAGCCTTTATTATACGCCGTGCCTGAACAATGCCGTCCGGCAGCTCGGTAATTTCAAACCCGACCATTTCGTGTCTGAGCTTGTCGATCTGTTCCCCCCTGGTCAGCGGACGGTTCGGATTCTCCGCGGGCGGCGGGGCGATCGGCAGTTGCTCGGGAATCGATGATCGAGGGCAAAAGCCTTTGAGGCTGCCGCTGGGGTCGCGCGAATCGAAACTATCTTTCACGTAGGGACGCGCGCCGTCGCACCACTCGAAGGGCGTCTCCAGATAATCACGTTCGGCCTGGTGCAGCTCGCGCACGCTCGCGTCGTAATTGACAAAAACGTACGGATACGGGTCAAGCGCCGCCTCTGCTGGCGAAACGACCGAATGCTTTTGCGGTTGCGACATGGCAGAAACCAGCGAAGCTGGCGAATCTGAGTGCAAACGGTTGCGAAGTGCCGGCACTTCTTGCCCTAGCAACCGTTGCCTATGATAACCGTTTCGCGGGCCCGTAGCTCAGTGGTTAGAGCAGGGGACTCATAATCCCTTGGTCGTGTGTTCGAATCACACCGGGCCTATTGCCGCAGTCGCTGATTCAACTCCGCAATGTACTGATTGAGTGGTACCCAGTCGGAGATTATGGCCGAGGCCATCAGGCATTTTTCCAACGCCTCTCTGGGCTTTCCCTGGCCGTCGAGCGCTCGGCCCCACATCCAGTAGGCGCGCCAGTCGCGCGGATTCAGCTTCAGCGCCTGCTCGCTCTTCTTAATGGCCTCGTCAAACTTTCCCAGGCCGTTAAGCGATTCGGCCCAGTTCGACCAGTTGAGCGCTCGTTGCGGATTCATGCGCGTGGCAATCGCGTGAGCCGCGTCGGCCTCGGCAAAGCGCGAGAGGTTGTCGAGCGTATTGCCCAGGCCGTCGTAGGTCCACCAGGCGGGCGACAGCGCGACGGCGAGCCTGCGTTCGGGCAGCGCCTCGTCGTAGCGACCGAGGTTATCCAGCAAGTTGGCGTACGTCTGATGGACGATCGCCGGGCCTGGGTGCCAGCGTTCCAGAATCTTCTTGAAGGCGATGACCCCCAGTTCGTTGCGGTCCCAGGTTCGACATTGCACGGCCAGCATCCAGCGAACGATCACGTCGTCGGGATATCGGTCGGCTAGTTTCTCGAAATCCGCGAACGCGCGATCCACATCCGCAGGCGGTCCTTTGTGAAGTTGTTCTGAATCGAGCTCGAGCATGGCTTCGGCACAGCGGGACGAAGGCGTGCGCCGGCCACACATCAGTACCGCGGTGAAGGTCTGAAAGGCGATCTCCTTGTCGAAACGACTGCGCAAGCACGCCGCGCGCAGAAACAGGGCTCGCTGCGCCGGACGAATCGCCCGGAAGTTTTTCATCTTGTGATCGTGGGCGGCTTTGAAATCGCCGCGCCGAAGAAAATCGACGAGTTGCAACGCTGCCGGGTAACGGTTTAGTTCCGTGCCGAGCAATCGTTCGGCTTCGCCCTGCTTGCCGGCCGATAAGAGCGCCAAGAATCTGGCTTCGAATCCTTCGTCATTCGGTGGTACTGCCGCTTGATCGGCGGGCGCGCTCTGTACGACGAGAGGCTGGAGCCAACGCTGCACCTTCTTGTCGTCCTGCTCGTGAAAAAGGAACAGGGTCGTGAGAGCGACCGCAGCCAGTGAAACCAATGGGCGGCCGCCCAATGTTGGTACTTCCCCGGCAACAGCGCGCGCACAGGGTGAAACCGCCGTTGTGATCATGCGTCGGGTGCCCTGCGTAATGGACCGTGCCGTCGTGTCCCGAAAACGGCTGCACCGGCAGCTGAAAGGTCGCCCTCCGGAAACTCTACTTCGAAAACGCGCCGGACGACTCGGGTCACGCATTGCACCGAGAAACGATTCGGCAAAAACCAAAGTTTGCAACGCACGGTGCAAACTTGTTGGGCAAACTTGTTGGGCAACGTGGAAATGCCAATCACGGCCTTGCTGCTCCGCGGCTCTCTCCGACGCTGCCGGCCGTGTAAAGTCCGCTTACGGACCGATTTTGGCGGCCGACTGTCGGTCGCATGGCACCATTGACCCTGTCGCCCCACGAGATACGCTTGTCTGTGCAGTTCGGCACCTTAAGGCGGCCGGCAACAACCCTTTTGTCAGGCGGCAGGAAGCAGACTAACTCGTTATGCAGACACAACTAGCGGTTTTGGGAGGCGGGCCTGGCGGTTATACCGCGGCCTTTCTCGCGGCAGACTTGGGAATGGATGTCGTGCTCGTCGACGCCGAGCCACGGCTGGGCGGGACGTGCCTCTTGCGCGGCTGCATCCCCTCGAAGGCTCTGCTCCACGTGGCCCGCGTGCTCGAGGAAGCGAAGGAGATGGCCGACTGGGGCGTCGCGTTCCAGCAGCCACAATTGGCGATCGACGCCATTCGCGCGCGCAAGGAAAAAGTCATCGGCACGCTCACCGGCGGCTTGAAGCAGCTCGCCAAGCAACGCAAGGTGCGCGTCGTGCATGCGCGGGCCGTTTTCGAAAGTTCGCAAGCCCTGGTCCTGACCGGCGGCGATCCCGCAACTTATGAGGGAGACCGGCTGAGCTTCGAACATTGCATCCTGGCGTCGGGCAGCGTGCCGGCCAAAATACCCGCCTTCGACCTGCCGACCGACCGCGTGATGGATTCCACCGGCGCGCTCGAACTGCGTGACGTTCCGGAGAGCTTGCTGGTCGTCGGCGGCGGCTACATCGGACTGGAGCTGGGCACGGTCTATGCCGAACTAGGTAGCGCCGTGACCGTCGTGGAATTGACGAGCGGCTTGTTGCCCGGCGCCGATCGCGACCTGGTGCGCCCCTTGCACGGGCGACTGAAGGATCGCTTCAAGGAAATTCTGCTCGATACAAAGGTCGTGTCGCTCACGGACAAAGGGGATTCGATCGAGGTGGTCTTCGAGAATGCTGCCGGTCAGCGGACTGAACGGTTCAGCCGGGTGTTGGTCTCGGTCGGACGCAAGCCGAATAGCGCCGGCCTGGGCCTGGAAAACACGAAGGTCGAAATCGACAAACGCGGCTTCGTGCAAGTCGATCGCCAGCAGCGCACCGCTGATCCGCGCATTTCGGCCATCGGCGACGTGGCGGGTGACCCGATGCTCGCGCACAAGGCAATGTACGAGGGACGGATCGCGGTCGAGGCGATCCTGGGCGAGCCCGCCGAGTTCGACGCGCTGGCCATTCCCGCCGTCGTCTTTACCGATCCGGAAATCGCGTGGGCGGGGTTGACCGAAGAACAGGCGCAGCGCGAAGGTCGCGAGGTCGAGATCGCC from Pirellulales bacterium carries:
- a CDS encoding tetratricopeptide repeat protein; amino-acid sequence: MVSLAAVALTTLFLFHEQDDKKVQRWLQPLVVQSAPADQAAVPPNDEGFEARFLALLSAGKQGEAERLLGTELNRYPAALQLVDFLRRGDFKAAHDHKMKNFRAIRPAQRALFLRAACLRSRFDKEIAFQTFTAVLMCGRRTPSSRCAEAMLELDSEQLHKGPPADVDRAFADFEKLADRYPDDVIVRWMLAVQCRTWDRNELGVIAFKKILERWHPGPAIVHQTYANLLDNLGRYDEALPERRLAVALSPAWWTYDGLGNTLDNLSRFAEADAAHAIATRMNPQRALNWSNWAESLNGLGKFDEAIKKSEQALKLNPRDWRAYWMWGRALDGQGKPREALEKCLMASAIISDWVPLNQYIAELNQRLRQ
- the lpdA gene encoding dihydrolipoyl dehydrogenase; this translates as MQTQLAVLGGGPGGYTAAFLAADLGMDVVLVDAEPRLGGTCLLRGCIPSKALLHVARVLEEAKEMADWGVAFQQPQLAIDAIRARKEKVIGTLTGGLKQLAKQRKVRVVHARAVFESSQALVLTGGDPATYEGDRLSFEHCILASGSVPAKIPAFDLPTDRVMDSTGALELRDVPESLLVVGGGYIGLELGTVYAELGSAVTVVELTSGLLPGADRDLVRPLHGRLKDRFKEILLDTKVVSLTDKGDSIEVVFENAAGQRTERFSRVLVSVGRKPNSAGLGLENTKVEIDKRGFVQVDRQQRTADPRISAIGDVAGDPMLAHKAMYEGRIAVEAILGEPAEFDALAIPAVVFTDPEIAWAGLTEEQAQREGREVEIARYPWAAIGRAQALGRTEGLTKVVIDPHSERILGIGIVGINAGDMISEGVLAIEMGCTVRDLTSIIHPHPTLSETVGAAGEVFLGLATEIYRPRRERQEAQAP